The following are from one region of the Brachyhypopomus gauderio isolate BG-103 unplaced genomic scaffold, BGAUD_0.2 sc183, whole genome shotgun sequence genome:
- the LOC143501980 gene encoding uncharacterized protein LOC143501980 — protein sequence MCVVLSEHQVQRHRVNLKRVSSSTFHPTSAILKMTLRDSMPVVLINSNCSCVAGCGICNHLVALLFQTAHYSESGMSVVPPVLSCTQTEQKWHKPPTMGVKPGPVDAMVVLKPKPGATTASGVSTLFKGYSGELPHRATLNPGPVYAGMKADSLPLICTMNISPDKPLVDSIFGKVQVGSVLSYQQPPPPSDSVVIHEDAPPFPSLPLECYHLSPPEYSFVPTHQEQLHLSSLSVTLSQSHLIEEATRSQSATPEWHSLRRERVTASHFREVSHVRGPGAAESLAERIIRGTRQTAHMKRGLEMETGALKDYAVLKNLNLNHFSVHHLGLLKLSAQMHKAM from the exons atgtgcgtcgtattgtcagagcatcaagtacaacgccacagagtaaacttgaaaagggtttcaagttctacgtttcatcctacctctgcaattttgaag atgacattacgtgattcaatgccagttgtgctcattaacagcaactgctcttgtgttgctggttgcggaatctgcaaccacttggttgcattgcttttccagactgctcattattctgaatctggcatgtctgtcgtgcctcctgtcctttcatgcacacagacagaacagaagtggcataaaccaccaacaatg ggggtgaagcctggacccgtggatgccatggttgtcctaaagccaaaaccaggtgctactacagccagtggagttag tacacttttcaagggctacagcggtgagctcccacaccgggccaccctcaatcctggaccagtctacgctggaatgaaagcagattctcttccactcatctgcacaatgaacatctcgcctgacaagccacttgtggactccatctttgggaaggtacaagttggcagtgtattgtcctatcaacaaccaccacctccatctgacagtgttgtcatacatgaggatgcacccccattcccgagtctgccactagaatgttaccatctaagcccacctgaatattcatttgtgccaacacaccaagaacagctacacctaagctcactttctgtgaccttgtcacagtcacaccttattgaggaggcaacaagatcccaaagtgctacacctgagtggcattcacttaggagagaaagagtgactgcctcacatttcagagaggtgagccacgttagaggtccaggtgctgcagaaagcctggcagaaaggataatccgagggacacgacaaacagcacacatgaagaggggacttgaaatggaaacgggggccttaaaggactatgcagttctgaaaaacttgaacttgaaccacttcagcgtccatcatttgggcttgttgaaattaagtgcccaaatgcacaaagctatgtag